The Delphinus delphis chromosome 13, mDelDel1.2, whole genome shotgun sequence DNA window gcccaggggaaggaggaggtggtcTCAGCTCCACGACCCCCAACACAGGCTCCATCCAGCCTCCCTCCTGAGCCTTATCTcctccaccccaacccctgctgctgctgggacccctcccccagcccctcctcccccatcctgccTCTAGCACCTCCCTCCACTGCACAGGgggctttcttttttacttttcccttaaggttttatcaaaaaaattacaaaaatctaTAGAAAAGTTCAAAAATTAGTACCGTGAACACCCATATAGCTGTCATCTGGGTTcaccagggttttttttgttttttgtttttaccattttgacacgtttgctttctctctcctctctagaCTGAGCTGGATATATTTAGATAGATTTCAGACcaaaccatttgaaagtaagatGTCCGGCAGACActcacccctccccaggctgTCCTGAGAATAAGCACCTTTCCCAAGTGACCGCTGTCCTGTTGTCACATTCAAGAAATTTAACACTGGCAGAATGAATCTAATATTTAAATTTCCCCAATTGTGCCAATAATAGtccaaaatctttttattttccaatccAGGGTGTACTCAAGGAACTTGCATTGCATTTATTCTCATGCCTTTGAGTCTCCCAAGCAGACCTTCCCCTGCTGCTGCCCAGTGGGATCCTATGTTTCTGCCACCTCATGTCACCTCGTCActtgcgtgcacacacacacacacgagcggACCTTGCCTGGACTGGTTTCACTGACCTCCCCTGCCCTTTGCAGCTATGTGGAGCTGGCCCCCACCTGTGCTCTGCTCCCCTTAGTTCTGTGCTCTCGCTGGTACTGCTTTGTCTAGAACTCCTTCCTGATCCCTGGAAAACCAACCTGCGTGTCCCCACTGCAGAAAGCCTTCCCTGGTTCCTAGGGGAGAGTGAGCTACCCCCTCTGGACCCTCACAGCCCTGGGCCTGCCCcccagctccccctgcccccactgcagGCATCTATTTAGAGACCCCTCTACCTCATCCCCTCAGCAGGCAGGGAGCTCCTGAGAGGCGGGTCCTGCTTGCTCTTTCCCTGTATCCTCAACAAAAAACCCAGGACTCAGGGTAGGGCTGGGGGTTTGTGGAGTCAGTGGGTGAGTAAGATGGAGGCCTGGGAGGGCCGGGAAGCGGGCAGAACAGGCCACCAGACTCTCTCCTGCCCCCAGGACGGCCACTCACTGGTGGGAGGCCTCGGGTGTGGAGGTCCGGAGTCTGCTAAAGCTCTACGGGATCCGTTTTGACATCCTCGTCACTGGGCGGGTAGGTGGGCAggggcgggtgggtggggggtgacaGGCACGGCTTAGAGGCTTACCCAGTTCTCTCAGGCAGGGAAGTTCGGGCTCATCCCCACACTCATCACTCTGGGCACAGGAGCAGCTTGGCTGGGCGTGGTGAGTCTGGCTCAAGTGTGCTCCCTCTGGCTTCAGTGAATGTGGGCCCAGGCCCATCCGATGGCACAGCCGAGCCCCCTGATGTTAGGTCTAGTTGGGGGGAGGTctggggaggtggcaggaggACGGGTTGGGGGCCGGGACACAGGTCAGTCCTGCCTCTCCCAGATCACTTTCCTGTGTGACCTGCTGCTGTTGTACGTGGATGGAGAAGCTCATTTCTACTGGAGGACCAAGTATGAGGAGGTAAGCTGCTGGCCTGCCTGGCGCCTGGGCTCTGCTACACTTCTGGGGAACGTCGGCCTGAGCCCCGACCTGCTGTCCTTATCTGCAGGCAAAAGCTCCAAAGGTGACCGCCAGCCCTGAGCAGACAAAACCAGCATCTGCACCCCTGCATCTGGCTGCCCAGGCTCCTTAGAGGGGCCCCAGCGCCTGTCCCAACGGCCAGGGCTGCTACCAGGAGCTGGACACCAAAGCCTTGGCCCTGGCGCCTGCTTGCTGGCCCATTCCTGAGGCCTGTTCCCTGCTGTCAGGGGTCggggctgggaagggaggggccTTGCCTTGGGAACCTCATGGATGGAGCCCCAGCAGGACCAGGGCAGGGAGTGGGAGAATTCCATCCTTCAACTCCCAGGCACACTGTCCCTACCCTGACTCTGGCCTCGGCAGGGTACTGCCCAGGGAGCAGCAGAAGCTACTACTGCACAGAGACCTGCAGCGGAACATGTCCCAGGCGCTGGTCACAAGGGCTCCAGCTGTGTCTGGAGAACtctctcccagctctgtcacCAGGGCTTCCAGCAGCGGCTCACTCACCAGTGGTCAGCACAGACCCTCCACTGGCTGTGCAGGCTCTAGCCCTCTCCCCTGGCAGCACCCCCATTGTAGGTAGAGCCCCCACCCTCTCAGCGCCGTTCCAGGGTCTGTGCTGCCGTAGTCTAGGGCAGGGTAGAAAGAGGTCTGACAAGAGGGCTGGCTGTCTCTGCTGTTCTGGTGCTGGGTACCTGGGGCTTGTCCCCACCCAGTTTGGGGGGGTCATCCATGGAATTCAGACTGGGGCAGGCAGATGATCCAACCCACTAGGACCTGGCAATGGCGCATGCACCAGCCCTTCCCGGTGGCAGCCCTCAGACTGTGGAGGGCTGGGATTGGGAGAAGAGGATGGAGAAGCTGAGTTGGTGGTCATTGGGTCCTTTGGGACCGTCTGTGTGCTCCTTGGTGACACCCAGCTCAACCTCCTGGaactgtgggggtggggagaatgtatatctggaattcactgctacccaaggtcacacacctaaGAACCAGCCCGAGGCAACTGCTCGAAGGAGGCCCTGTCCTTCGCTTCGGGTGGAGCCCAGTGGCCAGAAGGAATGCCCCAAACAAATTCCAGAGGCCCCGGCAGGCTGGCCTGGATCTGGCTGTGACGTCCTCACAGGGTGTGAGTCCTGCCCGCTGGAGAACTCCCCATGCGCCAGGGAGCCTacagctgggagggagggactggCTGCAGGGGTCTGACCCTGTCTTGGCCCCAGGGGAGCGGCAGGGGTTTGGGAGTGCCCACCTGGGAGGCGAGGGGCTGCTTTCTCATGGGGCCCGGTGACTAGGCGTGCTGGCCGCTTGCCGGGGCAGTGACATGGGCcagctggggagggcagggttGGGGTTCAGGCTGGGTTAGCATCTGGAACCATCTGGCATCTGGAGCCTCAGCAAAGCCTTGGGGTCCCTGATGCCTCGCAATCCCCAGAGCAGTGTCTCTGGGGAGGCAGGCCACAAAGGTCAGGGTGAGAGAACATGGCCCTGAGATCTTTACCGGGGTGGGGTCCCATGTATGGGGCCCAAAGAAAGCTGATGTATGGCTTCAGGGTCCAGGAGTAAAGCCTGTCGACAGCAGCTTCCTGCGTGCTCCTTACAGGCAGAGACGGGAGCTAGTGGTGCCTGTGGTGGgcacagcatcacctgggagacGAGTGGGCAGTGCAGGGTGGGCCTGGGGACCCCACCCCAAGGACCAGGGGGGCTGGAAGGCACTTGGGGCAGGTTCAGGCTCTTGCGCACGCATCCCCTGGGGCAGCTGGAGAGCAGCACCAGGGTCTGAGCTTGGAAACAGCTGCTGCCTCAGTCTGCACACAGTGCGCACCCCAGGGTAGCCGCGCGGGCATGTGGATATATGCTTGAAGCTGTGTGTGTGCCTCTGCCTCCCTAGGCAGGCCTCAGGCACATGCCATGCTCTGGAGAAACCAAGGGGACCCCGAACTCTGCTGCCCTTTCTAGGTGGCCTCCTTGGGGCCCGGGCACTTCTGTCTGGACCCATCCCCCAGAGGAGGGGAGCCTGACACTGCCCCTCTTGTACCTAGTGCATATGGGTGTATGTATAGTGCCTTCTGAGCAGGGCAGAGGGCACTGGCCTGAGTGTCCTCGACTAAGGGCTGTCCCAGGGCTGGCATCTCCCCCTTGCAGAACTTCTGCACCTTTGCTTTGCACTGGGGACAATCGCGTGGTTCCTGGGGGCAGGTGAGGACTCAGTGCCGCAAAGAACAATGGACACAACACAGGCCACATGGCTGGCTAAGCAGTTATTATCATGGATTCCTGAGGCTGGGGCTTCTTCCCGACCCGCCCTACCCCACCTGCCCAGGTTGCTGGAGTTGGACATAAACTGGAAGGCACTGTACAAAGAGTCCACCACACCAGCGCTGGCCACACTGGCTCCAAAGACTCAAAGCTCAGCCCCTGAACTACAGTCCGAAGGACCCCCCTAGCGTGGGCAGGCCCGCAAACCGGAGCTGCCTTGGATGGAGGGCAGGTAGCTCTCATGGACTGCTGGGCTCCTGGGCTGGCACCTGGCTGGGGGGCTGCACAACCTGCACTGTCTCCTCCAGGCTGCCGCTAGAGAAAACCACATAGCGTGTGATGGTCAGCCCCGGCAGCTCCCGCTGGTTCTCCTTGCTGTGCCAGATGCCATAGCCGAAATATACCAAGAGTCCTGCAGGGGTGGCGCGAGCATGAGTGGCAAGTCTCAGTCCTGCTCAccctcctcaccctcctcctGCAGCCGGCCCAGGACACCAGCCTGGCCCCCCACTCACCAATCAGCAGCCAGATGGAGAAGCGCACCCAGGTCAGGTAGCTCAGCTTCAGCATGAGGCAGATGTTGAGGAGAATGCTCAAGGCTGGAATCAGGGGCACCATGGGGATCTGAAGGGGCAAGGGTAGGGCTGCGCTGGGCTGCAGGGGAGGCTGCTGGCCCAGGGCCCAACTGCTCTAGAGGCCTCAGAGCCTTTCTCTGCCTCTGGAGATTCTGGAGACCAGGGCCCGCTCACAGACACAGGTGGATGTGCATGCTGCCTCCCCAGCCTGTGAGCCGTGGTCATCCCGCTGCAGCGGAGGATGCGGGGGAGAAGGGAGCTGGTGGGCTGACAGCAAGTGGGTGTTGGGAGTGGAGAGAGGTACCTGGAAGGTGTCCTGCTGGCGTTGCTGCTGGTGGGCCCCCAGGACGAGGAGACTGAGCAGAAACATGATGCTGCAGAGCAGAAGCAGCAGGATGTAGCCCCAGCGAGGGAGGTGCAGGGCTGAGTCCCCGAAGATCAGCACACAGCCCAGGGTGATGGCTGAGGCCACCAGGACGCAGATCGCTGAAGCCACGGCCACTCCAGGGCTGCACCTATCCAGGAAGCCCAAGTAGGGCCTCAGGGCTGGCCGCAGCTGCCCAGGCTCGGGGGCTGGGACCTGCTCGGTGCCCACCAGCTCTATGTGGTCTGAGAAGGAATTGTACTCCTTGGCCGCAGGGCGGGGGCTGGCTGGGCTTGGGGAACTGGACAGAGGGGCCTTCTGGAATCGCAGCACGATAATGCTGATGGCCACGAAGGTGTAGGCCAGCAGTGTGCCAATGGACAGGAACTGGACCAATGCCTCGAGGTCCAGCAGCAGCGCCACCAAAACCGTGAGAACCCCGAACACCAGGATGCCTACCAGAGGCACCTGTGTCCGGGGGTGCACGTAGGCAAATGCCTGGAAGAATAGCCCGTCGACGGCCATGGCGTAGATGATGCGGGGAAGGCAGAAGAGACCGTTGAGCAGGACAGTGGTCATGGCTGCAGCAGAGGGCGGGGGCTGGTCAGCATGGCACATAGACACCCCACGGGCCACGGCTGGGGCACCTCGGGAGCATGCGCACGAGTCTGTCTGGGTTCTCAGAGTGAGCCTGAGTGCCTATAGGGTGCAGGATTGTCACTACCCCAACCCAGGAGTGGGACACCTCAGTTTAGGTCACAGGCCACTGGGGAATCTGGTGAAGGCTGAGTACCTCTGTCCAGGAAAGGACACAGAAGCACACGCCCAGACCGACATACCATGTACAACAGGGAGTGGGTTGAGTAGGTCTCTGCCAGCAAGCCTGGGCGGAGTCTAATAAGTAGCCCGTTCCCGGGTCCATTATACAACTGGTAAAACTGAGGCCCAACTGGAGATGTGTTCCCCAGGAGGCCAGGGCAGGACCCCACTTACCGCAGATGGAGCCAGTCGCCACGAGGTAGCCAGCCCAGCTGTAGCCCCGCTGGTAGAAGGCGTCAGCGAGCGCTGAATTAGGGTCCAGGCTGTGCCAGGGCACCATGAGGGTGAGCACCGTGGAGACCAGGATGTAGGCGCTGGCTGCGAGGCCAAGCGAGATGGCAATGGCCAGGGGCACGGCTCGCTTCGGGTTCCGGGCCTCCTCACTAGAGGCGGCAATAACGTCAAAGCCCACGAAGGCATAGAAGCAGGTCGCGGTGCCGGACATGATACCGGAGAAGCCGAAGGGTGCAAAGCCGCCCTCCTCCTTGCCCCAGTTGTGTGAGCGGGCGAGGACAAACCCCAGGATGATGATGAAGAGGATGACGACCATGCTGATGGCAGATAAGGTGTGGTTGAGCCAGGAGGAGACACGGGCTCCGCAGGAGACGAAGGTGGAGGCCAAAAGTAGGATGCCGGCAGCCAGGAAGTCAGGATATCTGGCCAGGAGGGGCACCTGCCAGATGCCCACATGGGCCTCGGTGAAGTTGCGGATGTGGTGGTCGAACATGGCGTCCAGGTAGCCGCTCCAGGCGCGGGCCACAGCAGCACCAGCTATGACGTACTCGAGCACCAGGTTCCAGCCGATGAGGAAGGCCCACAGCTCGCCCATGGACACATAGGTGAACAGGTAGGCAGAGCCTGTGCGGGGCACGCGTGCCCCAAACTCAGCGTAACACAGGGCCGCCAGCAGGGAGGCCACGGCGGCCACAGTGAAGGACACGATCACGGCCGGGCCGGTTATCTCCTTGGCCACGGTACCGGTGAGCACATAGAGGCCCGAGCCCACCATGGCCCCCACTCCCAGCAGGGTCAGGTCCAGCGCGGACAGGCAGCGCTGCAGCGATGTCTCCATGGTGGCCTCCTCCAGCGGCTTCAGCCGTTTCAGCTTCTGGCAGAAGCGCGCCAGGCCGGCAGTGCTGGGCAGTCCTGAAGCCATTGCAGGCAGCTGAGAGGAGCACCAAGCCAGCTGCTGGCACCTACCAGGGCCAGAGGGGAGTGACAGGCTGCCCAGCCTTCCGTCCTCCCTCTGATCCCACCCAGGGGTAGTGAGCCGCTTAACACTGGCCTgccagagggcagggctgggacaggggtgggtgggaggcccTCTCCGCCTCAGGGGCTCCATGGTGGAGCCGAATCTGGGCctgttggtgggggtgggggtggacccTGAGGGTGAGAAGGGGGCAGCCCCAGGGAGCATGGCTGGGAACCAAGCCCCTGTGATCTGGGATCCCAGAGCGAGGGGGAAACCCGAGGCTTCCCGGGAGCTGGGCCAGGCCTCCAGGACGCGGAACAGGAGCGGAGCTGCAGCCCTGGGCGTAGCCCAGGCGGCCACCTGGCCCCAGACATCGCGGttccccccttccccgccccgcTGGACTGGAGGAACAGCGCACCTGACGCGAGCCGAGCCGGGGAGCCCTGGGCGTGGCGCCGGATCCCTGGGCTCGGCGCTGCACTGCCGGCCCCAACATGCCGCCGCCGCCCCTGGAGCCAGTTTCGCCTCACCCTGTCCCCAGGTACCTGAGCCTTCGCCTCCTCCTGGGCCTGAATCTGTTTCCGCTGGACTCTGCGACCCACCTACTGTTGCCACCGCCCCTGCCGGCGCTGCCGCTCTGCACGCTGAGCCTGCCCCGCCTGCGGGTGAGGTCAGTGCGCAGAGCCCGCCCCAACCCCCAGGGCGCCAGACCCAGCACCAGGCCCCACCTCGCTGTCACAAACACCCAGGTAGCCCACCCCCTCTTAACTCACCAGGTCCTAGGGATACCCTATCATTGTGTCTGCTTCACAGATACGGAAGCCCAAGCCACCAGAGTGGCCTCGCAGCCAGGTGCAGGTTAAGGTccaggtctgggggtgggggtctggagcccacacgcgttccactggggcagacaccctCTTTgatccctcctccccacatgTGCATTCCACCCCGCTAGGCACCATCCAGCCACCCCCAACTCCGGGGGTGTGGGGGCGCAGAAGTCAGGCAGGCCCTGGTAAGCTGAGGGTAGAGGTCTGGCTGAGTGGCTCTGGACAGTCCTGACCTCCCCCGCACAGTGGGATGGCAGGAAGCCACCTCACACATTGACGAAGGAGTGCCTGGCTTCAGGAATGTCCTGTGAATTGGCAGAATGCACACTGGCTGTTCTGAGCTTCTTGTTACAGACAATGTCCCCAAAGGAGGCAGCAGCCTCCTGGAGACAACGCACAGCCCTCTAGCCCAGGATGCCCCTCAGGCCCCTCCTAGCCAAGGAGCACCTGCG harbors:
- the SLC7A4 gene encoding cationic amino acid transporter 4; translated protein: MASGLPSTAGLARFCQKLKRLKPLEEATMETSLQRCLSALDLTLLGVGAMVGSGLYVLTGTVAKEITGPAVIVSFTVAAVASLLAALCYAEFGARVPRTGSAYLFTYVSMGELWAFLIGWNLVLEYVIAGAAVARAWSGYLDAMFDHHIRNFTEAHVGIWQVPLLARYPDFLAAGILLLASTFVSCGARVSSWLNHTLSAISMVVILFIIILGFVLARSHNWGKEEGGFAPFGFSGIMSGTATCFYAFVGFDVIAASSEEARNPKRAVPLAIAISLGLAASAYILVSTVLTLMVPWHSLDPNSALADAFYQRGYSWAGYLVATGSICAMTTVLLNGLFCLPRIIYAMAVDGLFFQAFAYVHPRTQVPLVGILVFGVLTVLVALLLDLEALVQFLSIGTLLAYTFVAISIIVLRFQKAPLSSSPSPASPRPAAKEYNSFSDHIELVGTEQVPAPEPGQLRPALRPYLGFLDRCSPGVAVASAICVLVASAITLGCVLIFGDSALHLPRWGYILLLLLCSIMFLLSLLVLGAHQQQRQQDTFQIPMVPLIPALSILLNICLMLKLSYLTWVRFSIWLLIGLLVYFGYGIWHSKENQRELPGLTITRYVVFSSGSLEETVQVVQPPSQVPAQEPSSP